From a region of the Methylocystis hirsuta genome:
- a CDS encoding DUF2460 domain-containing protein, with the protein MSDFHEIRFPLDVSLGGRGGPERRTEIVTLGSNREARNARWAHSRRRYEAGYGVKSLTQLSQIIEFFEERRGRLYGFRWRDRADCASCAPGATASPTDQTIGIGDGARAAFQLVKTYGGAFSAYARDIVKPVAGTVRIAADGVEKFTPDVSVDAATGIMTFAPGAIPSAGAVVTAGFLFDVPVRFDTDFLEIDMHAFEAGAIPNIPIIEIVP; encoded by the coding sequence ATGAGCGATTTTCACGAGATCCGCTTTCCGCTTGATGTCTCGCTCGGCGGGCGCGGCGGACCGGAGCGGCGCACAGAGATCGTGACGCTCGGCTCCAATCGCGAAGCGCGCAACGCCCGCTGGGCGCACTCGCGGCGCCGCTATGAAGCTGGCTACGGCGTCAAGAGTCTCACGCAACTTTCGCAGATCATCGAATTCTTCGAAGAGCGGCGCGGCCGGCTGTATGGCTTTCGATGGCGCGATCGCGCCGATTGCGCCTCCTGCGCGCCGGGCGCGACTGCGAGCCCAACGGATCAAACAATAGGCATTGGAGATGGCGCGCGCGCTGCATTTCAGCTTGTGAAGACGTACGGAGGCGCCTTTTCCGCTTATGCGCGCGACATCGTAAAGCCCGTCGCTGGAACAGTGCGGATCGCCGCCGACGGCGTCGAGAAGTTCACGCCGGATGTGAGCGTCGACGCTGCGACGGGAATCATGACCTTCGCGCCCGGCGCCATTCCCTCGGCGGGAGCGGTCGTCACGGCTGGCTTTCTCTTCGACGTGCCTGTGCGCTTCGATACGGATTTTCTCGAAATCGACATGCACGCCTTCGAGGCCGGCGCGATTCCAAATATTCCGATCATTGAAATCGTTCCCTAG